GGTTGATGAACGCGACCTTCAGGGCGAACAACACGAGGATGGCGGCGACGGCTCCGATAAGACTCTCGAACAACCCTTCGATGAGGAACGGGATGCGGATGCGCCAGTTGGTGGCCCCGACGAGCTTCATGATGCCGATCTCCTTGCGGCGAGCGAACAGACCCATCCGCACGGTGTTCGCGATCAACACCGCGGCCGATACGAGCATCACGATGGCCACGAGGAGCACGCCGACGCGGAACACGCGCGTCACGGCGAACAGCCGGTCAAGGAACTCGCGCTGATCGACGAGCGTCTCCACGCCCGGCGCGGCGCAGACGTATCCGCCCCGGCCCGGTTCACACCCGAGGACCGCCGCGACCTCCTGGAACCGCTCCGGCTCCGACAGTTTCACCCGGAGCGATGCCGGCAGCGCTTCGGGATCGACGTTGTCGACGAGCTCCCGTGAGTTGGCGAAGAGATCTTGGAACCGCTCGTACGCCTCTTGCTTGTTCTCGTAGTCGACGGTCGCGACGAT
This genomic interval from Actinomycetota bacterium contains the following:
- the ftsX gene encoding permease-like cell division protein FtsX translates to MAKLDYFFRETTSGLRRNGLVAFAAISTTFIALLLFGLALLISRQVNIMIDRTTGNVEVAIYLSDPVNDQNVASLRETLMALPIVATVDYENKQEAYERFQDLFANSRELVDNVDPEALPASLRVKLSEPERFQEVAAVLGCEPGRGGYVCAAPGVETLVDQREFLDRLFAVTRVFRVGVLLVAIVMLVSAAVLIANTVRMGLFARRKEIGIMKLVGATNWRIRIPFLIEGLFESLIGAVAAILVLFALKVAFINPLNNSVQFVPWIVNRDVLAIVPWLLFAGVLVAIVAGLVGMRRFLDV